One region of Ornithinibacter aureus genomic DNA includes:
- a CDS encoding DUF1801 domain-containing protein encodes MRGQEGISYSMPVFLLDGKRLLHAAPWKAHLAIYPLSEERDLDPQAAAALADHSSGASTLKLLYKQPFPTEQVDAVVRAHLARLADGR; translated from the coding sequence ATGCGGGGGCAGGAGGGGATCTCGTACTCGATGCCGGTCTTCCTGCTCGACGGCAAGCGTCTGCTGCACGCCGCTCCCTGGAAGGCGCACCTGGCGATCTATCCGCTGTCCGAGGAGCGCGACCTCGACCCCCAGGCCGCGGCGGCGTTGGCTGACCACAGCTCCGGTGCCAGCACGCTGAAGCTGCTCTACAAGCAGCCCTTCCCGACCGAGCAGGTCGATGCCGTGGTGCGCGCCCACCTGGCGCGGCTCGCCGACGGCCGCTGA
- a CDS encoding enoyl-CoA hydratase-related protein has translation MSDALVHRDDDDRIAVITLDSPANRNALSRRLIAELTNHLTEAGADESLHGILLRSSHPVFCAGADLKEAATVDMVESARGIIALQRAIVSAPVPVVTRLDGPVRAGGLGLVASSDIVVCADSVAVALTEVRLGLAAAVISIPLRASLSPRAASDWFLTGRPVSATEARDQGLVTHVATADEMDAVVAGVLDHLRAGARQGLVEAKRLLTHDLLAQFDSRGDELARLSGLLFHSEVAQQRMAAALRR, from the coding sequence GTGAGCGACGCACTGGTGCACCGGGACGACGACGACCGCATCGCCGTCATCACCCTCGACTCCCCGGCCAACCGCAACGCGCTGTCGCGACGCCTCATCGCCGAGCTGACCAACCACCTCACCGAGGCCGGCGCCGACGAGTCGCTGCACGGCATCCTGCTGCGCAGTTCGCACCCGGTGTTCTGCGCCGGCGCGGACCTCAAGGAGGCGGCGACCGTCGACATGGTCGAGTCCGCGCGCGGCATCATCGCCCTCCAACGGGCCATCGTTTCCGCGCCGGTGCCGGTCGTCACCCGGCTCGATGGACCCGTGCGCGCCGGCGGCCTCGGGCTCGTGGCGTCCAGCGACATCGTCGTGTGCGCCGACTCGGTCGCGGTCGCGCTCACCGAGGTGCGACTGGGCCTTGCGGCCGCCGTCATCTCCATCCCGTTGCGCGCCAGCCTCAGCCCGCGCGCGGCATCCGACTGGTTCCTCACCGGTCGCCCCGTGAGCGCCACCGAAGCCCGCGACCAGGGCCTGGTCACGCACGTCGCCACCGCAGACGAGATGGATGCCGTCGTCGCCGGAGTGCTCGATCACCTGCGCGCGGGTGCCCGGCAGGGTCTCGTCGAGGCCAAACGCCTGCTCACCCACGACCTGCTGGCGCAGTTCGACAGCCGCGGTGACGAGTTGGCACGACTCTCCGGGCTGCTCTTCCACTCGGAGGTCGCCCAGCAGCGAATGGCCGCCGCGCTGCGCCGCTGA
- a CDS encoding 2Fe-2S iron-sulfur cluster-binding protein: MPTVTIHPTGEVIYLEPGETVLSGLYKAGFAYTVGCRRGGCAICKVDCRSGQFRYDHPVADTVLTEDEHLDGTCLTCRAVPDTDITIELRGENVRLVNTFLHMINDKARQRAEANAAARLMAGTTPKEQ, from the coding sequence GTGCCGACCGTGACGATCCACCCCACGGGCGAGGTCATCTACCTCGAGCCCGGAGAGACCGTGCTCAGCGGTCTGTACAAGGCGGGTTTCGCGTACACGGTGGGATGCCGTCGCGGCGGCTGCGCGATCTGCAAGGTCGACTGCCGCTCGGGTCAGTTCCGCTACGACCACCCCGTCGCCGACACGGTGCTCACCGAGGACGAACACCTCGACGGCACCTGCCTGACGTGCCGGGCCGTGCCCGACACCGACATCACGATCGAGCTGCGGGGCGAGAACGTCCGTCTCGTCAACACCTTCCTGCACATGATCAACGACAAGGCCCGGCAGCGCGCCGAGGCCAACGCAGCCGCGCGCCTGATGGCCGGCACCACCCCCAAGGAGCAGTAA
- a CDS encoding catechol 2,3-dioxygenase: MAVMRLGYAHVRVTDLAEAKDHYANTMGLYETLSEGNKVYYKAWDEWDHHSVVLEEGGVGLVKYGWKVQYSSDIDEIEKKAQTFGVTVERMSKGENPEIGDGIRFTTPSDHVFEIYHEATLIGTEVGTHNPDAFPRHLVGVGVPALDHSLITAEDPGMMDRFLSDVFGFYATERVQTSLDDDADIIATWMTNSIQIHQLAVLAGPQGKLHHFAFRLADWTEVGRAADLFSMDDVPIDIGPTRHGITRGQTVYFFDPSGNRNEVFSGGYLAYPDRPMHVWTPDALGKGVFYHARELNDAFTSVLT; this comes from the coding sequence ATGGCAGTCATGAGGTTGGGCTACGCCCACGTCCGCGTCACCGACCTGGCCGAGGCCAAGGACCACTACGCCAACACGATGGGCCTGTACGAAACTCTCTCCGAGGGCAACAAGGTCTACTACAAGGCCTGGGACGAGTGGGACCACCACTCGGTCGTCCTCGAGGAGGGCGGCGTCGGCCTGGTCAAGTACGGCTGGAAGGTGCAGTACTCCTCCGACATCGACGAGATCGAGAAGAAGGCCCAGACCTTCGGCGTCACCGTCGAGCGGATGAGCAAGGGCGAGAACCCCGAGATCGGGGACGGCATCCGGTTCACCACCCCCTCCGACCACGTCTTCGAGATCTACCACGAGGCCACCCTCATCGGCACCGAGGTCGGCACGCACAACCCTGACGCCTTCCCCCGCCACCTCGTCGGTGTCGGGGTCCCGGCGCTGGACCACTCGCTCATCACGGCCGAGGACCCCGGGATGATGGACCGTTTCCTCAGCGACGTCTTCGGCTTCTACGCCACCGAGCGGGTGCAGACCAGCCTCGACGACGACGCCGACATCATCGCGACCTGGATGACGAACTCCATCCAGATCCACCAGCTCGCCGTGCTCGCCGGCCCGCAGGGCAAGCTGCACCACTTCGCCTTCCGCCTCGCCGACTGGACCGAGGTCGGCCGCGCCGCGGACCTGTTCTCCATGGACGACGTGCCGATCGACATCGGCCCGACCCGGCACGGCATCACCCGCGGCCAGACCGTCTACTTCTTCGACCCCTCGGGAAACCGCAACGAGGTGTTCTCCGGCGGCTACCTGGCCTACCCGGACCGCCCGATGCACGTCTGGACCCCCGACGCGCTGGGCAAGGGCGTGTTCTACCACGCCCGCGAGCTCAACGACGCATTCACCTCTGTCCTGACCTGA
- a CDS encoding GlcG/HbpS family heme-binding protein, with product MLVRTHHDLTYAGARVALDAALVRAGEIGGAFNIAVSDSTGGLLAFARMDGAFAISGAIAQDKAWTVAGFNGIPTDEFYEAISSEDAVREGIAQRGRVAAFGGGVPVLVDGALVGAVGASGGSAEQDKQVATAGADAVAAALTHGEDTP from the coding sequence ATGTTGGTCCGCACCCACCACGACCTCACGTATGCCGGGGCCCGGGTCGCGCTCGACGCGGCCCTGGTGCGGGCCGGCGAGATCGGCGGGGCCTTCAACATCGCGGTGTCCGACAGCACCGGCGGCTTGCTCGCCTTCGCACGGATGGACGGCGCCTTCGCCATCTCCGGCGCCATCGCGCAGGACAAGGCGTGGACCGTGGCCGGCTTCAACGGCATCCCCACCGACGAGTTCTACGAGGCGATCTCCTCCGAGGATGCCGTGCGCGAGGGCATCGCCCAGCGTGGCCGGGTCGCCGCCTTCGGCGGCGGGGTCCCCGTGCTCGTCGACGGTGCGCTCGTCGGGGCGGTCGGCGCTTCCGGCGGCTCGGCCGAGCAGGACAAGCAGGTCGCCACGGCTGGCGCGGATGCCGTCGCCGCCGCACTCACGCACGGAGAGGACACCCCATGA
- a CDS encoding phenol 2-monooxygenase produces MQYELRTQVIEPPRKTFTHLVERYGDRPASRYEEGSIGIQPKENFHYRPLWDPAHDIYDEAFSAFRLTDPYSFTDPRQYYYAPYVTSRAAMADAVASTLDYLDKRDLLSRMPDAWSALMGELLVPLRHYESGAQMVSCDIARFGFGTTITQCAAYAAFDRIGNAQAVSRIGIALDGGTAALLGEAKTRWVEDAPLQGLRRCMEELFLEKDWGKALIRLDVLDRLVYGLFFGHLDDAAIDAGAGSYSLFAQHQASWFTDQRKWVDALYKAWVADPETGAANKALLVATTTEALAAARAAIAPLAARADELVGAGAAAHVEATATTVRDTVAALTA; encoded by the coding sequence GTGCAGTACGAGCTCCGAACCCAGGTCATCGAGCCGCCACGAAAGACGTTCACCCACCTCGTCGAGCGCTACGGCGACCGCCCGGCATCCCGCTACGAGGAGGGCTCCATCGGCATCCAGCCGAAGGAGAACTTTCACTACCGGCCGCTGTGGGACCCCGCCCACGACATCTACGACGAGGCGTTCAGCGCGTTCCGGCTCACCGACCCGTACTCGTTCACGGACCCGCGCCAGTACTACTACGCCCCGTACGTCACCTCCCGGGCGGCGATGGCGGATGCGGTGGCCTCCACGCTCGACTACCTCGACAAGCGCGACCTCCTCTCCCGGATGCCGGACGCCTGGTCCGCGCTCATGGGTGAGCTCCTCGTGCCGCTGCGTCACTACGAGTCGGGCGCCCAGATGGTCTCGTGCGACATCGCGCGCTTCGGCTTCGGCACGACCATCACCCAGTGCGCCGCCTATGCGGCTTTCGACCGGATCGGCAACGCCCAGGCCGTCAGCCGGATCGGGATCGCCCTCGACGGGGGCACCGCCGCACTGCTCGGTGAGGCCAAGACCCGATGGGTCGAGGACGCCCCGCTGCAGGGGCTGCGCCGCTGCATGGAGGAGCTCTTCCTCGAGAAGGACTGGGGCAAGGCCCTCATCCGCCTCGACGTCCTCGACCGGCTCGTCTACGGGCTGTTCTTCGGTCACCTCGACGATGCCGCCATCGACGCCGGCGCCGGGTCGTACAGCCTGTTCGCCCAGCACCAGGCGTCGTGGTTCACCGACCAGCGCAAGTGGGTCGACGCCCTGTACAAGGCATGGGTGGCCGACCCCGAGACGGGTGCTGCGAACAAGGCGCTCCTCGTGGCCACCACGACCGAGGCGCTCGCAGCCGCACGTGCAGCCATCGCCCCGCTCGCCGCCCGTGCCGACGAGCTCGTCGGTGCCGGTGCTGCCGCCCACGTCGAGGCCACCGCCACCACCGTCCGTGACACGGTCGCGGCGCTGACCGCCTGA
- a CDS encoding MmoB/DmpM family protein: protein MSTTASTRTVGVDIQESEANRSVVEAIEATNDGCTVQHMPGLVRITAPGRLVVTRESVEERLGREWETHEFQLAIVSYFGHIKEWDDDEIVIAWDH, encoded by the coding sequence ATGAGCACCACCGCCTCCACCCGCACCGTCGGTGTGGACATCCAGGAGAGCGAGGCCAACCGCTCGGTCGTCGAGGCCATCGAGGCCACGAACGACGGCTGCACGGTTCAGCACATGCCGGGGCTCGTGCGGATCACCGCACCCGGTCGCCTCGTCGTCACCCGCGAGTCGGTCGAGGAACGCCTCGGCCGCGAGTGGGAGACCCACGAGTTCCAGCTCGCCATCGTGAGCTACTTCGGGCACATCAAGGAATGGGATGACGACGAGATCGTCATCGCCTGGGACCACTGA
- a CDS encoding YHS domain-containing protein — protein sequence MTIAPKAPRRLTMKQRYEALTRDLDWEPSYVERSDVFPHTEFEGIKIHDWSKWEDPFRLTVDSYTKYQAEKDKRLYAVLDGFAQSQGHLSLTEASYLNAMKLFIQGVTPLEYAAHRNFAYLARHLDGPGPRFAALCQSIDEMRHTQTEIHTLSNYNKYYGGFHNYLEQYDRVWYLSVPKSFFDDALSAGPFEFLIAIGFSFEYLLTNLLFVPFMSGASFNGDLPTMTFGFSAQSDESRHMTLGLEAIKFLLEQDEANVPIVQAWIDKWFWRGYRVTALVAQMLDYMLPRKVMSWKEAFELYFEEQMLGGLFQDLAFYGIRPPMHVDDAIAEKEILSHQVYWTLYQFSHAAAFTTTVPDAGAQKWLSENYTETFDQLYKPLWDKEAKNIEAGGRHFARGLPQLCQVCQVPMLFTEPGDPTTLCQRESVYNGEKFQTCSDGCQWIFEREPEKYVQAWLPVHQIYQGNCGGPTVPDVLTWYGIQDGDGGEYKGSVDDRNWQKWHDAADHSNIGSEG from the coding sequence ATGACGATCGCCCCCAAGGCCCCGCGCAGGCTGACGATGAAGCAGCGCTATGAGGCGCTGACCCGAGACCTCGACTGGGAGCCCTCCTACGTCGAGCGTTCGGACGTCTTTCCCCACACCGAGTTCGAGGGCATCAAGATCCACGACTGGAGCAAGTGGGAGGACCCGTTCCGCCTCACCGTCGACTCGTACACCAAGTACCAGGCCGAGAAGGACAAGCGCCTGTATGCCGTGCTCGACGGGTTCGCCCAGAGCCAGGGTCACCTCTCCCTGACCGAGGCCTCCTACCTCAACGCGATGAAGCTCTTCATCCAGGGTGTGACGCCGCTGGAGTACGCGGCCCACCGCAACTTCGCCTACCTCGCGCGTCACCTCGACGGTCCCGGCCCGCGGTTCGCAGCCCTGTGCCAGTCGATCGACGAGATGCGGCACACGCAGACCGAGATCCACACGCTCAGCAACTACAACAAGTACTACGGCGGTTTCCACAACTACCTCGAGCAGTACGACCGGGTCTGGTACCTGTCGGTGCCGAAGTCGTTCTTCGACGACGCCCTGTCGGCCGGGCCGTTCGAGTTCCTCATCGCCATCGGCTTCTCCTTCGAGTACCTGCTGACCAACCTGCTGTTCGTACCCTTCATGTCGGGTGCCTCGTTCAACGGCGACCTGCCGACGATGACCTTCGGCTTCTCGGCGCAGTCCGACGAGTCGCGGCACATGACCTTGGGCCTCGAGGCGATCAAGTTCCTGCTCGAGCAGGACGAGGCCAACGTGCCGATCGTCCAGGCGTGGATCGACAAGTGGTTCTGGCGCGGCTACCGGGTCACCGCCCTGGTCGCCCAGATGCTCGACTACATGCTGCCGCGCAAGGTCATGAGCTGGAAGGAGGCCTTCGAGCTCTACTTCGAGGAGCAGATGCTCGGTGGCCTGTTCCAGGACCTGGCGTTCTACGGCATCCGCCCGCCCATGCACGTGGACGACGCCATCGCCGAGAAGGAGATCCTCTCCCACCAGGTGTACTGGACCCTCTACCAGTTCTCGCACGCGGCGGCCTTCACGACGACCGTGCCCGACGCGGGCGCGCAGAAGTGGCTCTCGGAGAACTACACCGAGACGTTCGACCAGCTCTACAAGCCGCTGTGGGACAAGGAGGCCAAGAACATCGAGGCCGGCGGGCGGCACTTCGCGCGCGGTCTGCCCCAGCTGTGCCAGGTCTGCCAGGTGCCGATGCTCTTCACCGAGCCCGGCGACCCGACGACGCTGTGCCAGCGCGAGTCGGTCTACAACGGCGAGAAGTTCCAGACCTGCTCCGACGGGTGCCAGTGGATCTTCGAGCGCGAGCCCGAGAAGTACGTGCAGGCGTGGCTGCCGGTGCACCAGATCTACCAGGGCAACTGCGGCGGGCCGACGGTGCCCGACGTGCTGACCTGGTACGGCATCCAGGACGGCGACGGCGGCGAGTACAAGGGCTCGGTCGACGACAGGAACTGGCAGAAGTGGCACGACGCCGCGGACCACTCCAACATCGGATCGGAGGGCTGA
- a CDS encoding phenol hydroxylase subunit P4: MAVKSIGTYDFPSRSRQELYGDDQLVHLWFQGNMWFCAAACFRAPKAMTWGDFWNGLVVPYAEEDPDFDPAAQRVWTLHGEQFTPRDDQTLEEIGVEHKDVIGMRVVA; encoded by the coding sequence ATGGCCGTCAAGAGCATCGGCACGTACGACTTCCCGTCCCGCTCCCGCCAGGAGCTGTACGGCGACGACCAGCTCGTGCACCTGTGGTTCCAGGGCAACATGTGGTTCTGCGCCGCGGCGTGCTTCCGGGCCCCCAAGGCGATGACCTGGGGTGACTTCTGGAACGGGCTCGTCGTGCCCTACGCCGAGGAGGACCCGGACTTCGATCCGGCGGCGCAGCGGGTGTGGACCCTGCACGGCGAGCAGTTCACGCCGCGCGATGACCAGACCCTCGAGGAGATCGGCGTCGAGCACAAGGACGTCATCGGGATGCGCGTCGTCGCCTGA
- a CDS encoding NADH:ubiquinone reductase (Na(+)-transporting) subunit F yields MTQTHTITVEPLGREVQCREDQSILDACLRAGVWLPHSCTHGTCATCKADVVDGEVDHGAASSFALMDYERDEGKLLPCVACPRSDVVIEADIDVDESVPVHPVQDFTGTVVALEEIALQTRRLVVELDRDIAFNAGQYLKFSVPARDGLPVVDRTWSIASPPTETRRLEFHVRNVPGGRGTDGWVFGGLSVGDAVSVSGPYGRFVLKIDDDRPAILVGGGTGLAPLKSMIRHALENDAYAGHLTLYQGGRSREWLYDVEYFQALAAQHPDRFTYRPCLSEETQADCGSDATAYGFGMVTDVIAADHPTLSGSSGYLCGPPPMVEAALKTLMSKRLFPRDIHREDFFNEGDKESGAVRSPLIKR; encoded by the coding sequence ATGACCCAGACCCACACGATCACCGTCGAGCCGCTCGGCCGCGAGGTGCAGTGCCGGGAGGACCAGTCGATCCTCGACGCCTGCCTGCGCGCCGGGGTCTGGTTGCCGCACTCGTGCACCCACGGCACCTGCGCGACGTGCAAGGCCGATGTCGTCGACGGCGAGGTCGACCACGGTGCGGCGAGCTCGTTCGCGCTCATGGACTACGAGCGCGACGAGGGCAAGCTGCTGCCGTGCGTGGCCTGCCCGCGCTCCGACGTGGTGATCGAGGCCGACATCGACGTCGACGAGAGCGTGCCCGTGCACCCGGTGCAGGACTTCACCGGCACCGTCGTGGCCCTCGAGGAGATCGCGCTGCAGACCCGGCGCCTCGTCGTCGAGCTCGACCGCGACATCGCGTTCAACGCCGGGCAGTACCTGAAGTTCTCGGTGCCGGCTCGGGACGGGCTCCCGGTCGTGGACCGCACCTGGTCGATCGCCTCACCGCCCACCGAGACCCGACGGCTGGAGTTCCACGTGCGCAACGTGCCCGGAGGCCGGGGCACCGACGGCTGGGTGTTCGGTGGCCTGTCGGTCGGGGATGCCGTGAGCGTCTCGGGGCCCTACGGTCGCTTCGTGCTCAAGATCGATGACGACCGCCCGGCCATCCTCGTCGGGGGCGGCACGGGCCTGGCGCCCCTGAAGTCGATGATCCGGCATGCGCTGGAGAACGACGCGTATGCCGGTCACCTCACCCTCTACCAGGGCGGTCGGAGCAGGGAGTGGCTCTACGACGTGGAGTACTTCCAGGCACTGGCGGCGCAGCACCCCGATCGGTTCACCTACCGACCGTGCCTGTCCGAGGAGACGCAGGCCGACTGCGGAAGTGACGCCACGGCATACGGCTTCGGCATGGTGACCGACGTCATCGCTGCCGACCACCCGACGTTGTCGGGGTCCTCGGGGTACCTGTGCGGCCCTCCGCCGATGGTCGAGGCCGCGCTGAAGACGTTGATGTCCAAGCGGCTCTTCCCGCGCGACATCCACCGCGAGGACTTCTTCAACGAGGGCGACAAGGAGTCGGGCGCCGTCCGCTCCCCCCTCATCAAGCGCTGA
- a CDS encoding IclR family transcriptional regulator — protein MSLLARAAAIVGAFDDRDPVLSLAELSRRTGLPKSSVHRIVAELVALRVLERQDAGPSGEGYRLGMWLFERGELVPTHRTLSEAALPIMEDLREVTRQRIHLAVLEGVDVVYVEILGSSGADVASRTGGRFPAHATGVGKAILAYSPAATVRARIDAGLPRLTPRTITTPGGLTRELRKIRSVGMAMDLEESHVGVSCVAAPVFGADRRVRAGLSVTGPTKAVDPGTLGPAVRTAAFTLSRVLRESGL, from the coding sequence GTGTCGTTGCTCGCACGCGCCGCCGCGATCGTCGGGGCGTTCGACGACCGTGACCCCGTGCTGTCCCTCGCCGAGCTGTCGCGGCGCACCGGGCTGCCCAAGTCGAGCGTGCACCGGATCGTCGCCGAACTCGTGGCCCTGCGGGTGCTCGAGCGCCAGGACGCCGGCCCGTCCGGGGAGGGCTACCGGCTCGGGATGTGGCTGTTCGAACGTGGCGAGCTCGTGCCGACGCACCGCACGCTGTCCGAGGCGGCCCTGCCGATCATGGAGGACCTTCGCGAGGTGACCCGCCAGCGCATCCACCTCGCGGTGCTCGAGGGAGTCGACGTCGTCTACGTCGAGATCCTGGGGTCGAGCGGTGCCGACGTGGCCTCACGCACGGGCGGTCGCTTCCCCGCGCACGCGACCGGGGTGGGGAAGGCGATCCTCGCGTACAGCCCGGCCGCGACCGTGCGGGCCCGCATCGATGCCGGGCTGCCGCGGCTGACCCCGCGCACGATCACCACCCCCGGGGGCTTGACCCGGGAGCTGCGCAAGATCCGCTCGGTGGGCATGGCCATGGACCTCGAGGAGTCGCACGTCGGGGTGTCGTGCGTGGCCGCCCCCGTGTTCGGCGCCGACCGCAGGGTCCGCGCCGGTCTGTCGGTGACCGGCCCGACGAAGGCCGTCGACCCGGGAACCCTCGGACCGGCGGTGCGCACCGCGGCGTTCACCCTGAGCCGCGTCCTGCGCGAGTCCGGCCTCTGA
- a CDS encoding IclR family transcriptional regulator, with translation MSIVAQDQAWCATTPKRSQAVDAHGSALKSVGSALDVLECFATDGELGVSDIARRLGVAKSTAHRLLQTLASRGFVEQDTHSGQYRLGIHIYELGELALARNQLRHAALPILRQVAAATGLTVNLSVPDGPDIVFVERIENSDGVRILGHFGRRLPAHTTSSGKAIAAWNTGADAARRRAGFPPRVSRTVRTEADWDRCLESVRKVGYAVSHSESFDGASSVAVPVIVHREAIASISVFGPTEAIEPKVDRFVPVLVAASRRIARAHTA, from the coding sequence ATGTCGATCGTTGCTCAGGACCAGGCGTGGTGCGCCACGACCCCCAAGCGTTCCCAGGCCGTCGACGCCCACGGCTCCGCGCTGAAGTCCGTGGGCAGCGCCCTCGACGTGCTCGAGTGCTTCGCGACCGACGGCGAGCTGGGGGTCTCCGACATCGCCCGCCGCCTCGGGGTCGCGAAGTCGACGGCGCACCGGCTGCTGCAGACCCTGGCCAGCCGCGGGTTCGTCGAGCAGGACACCCACTCGGGTCAGTACCGCCTCGGCATCCACATCTACGAGCTCGGCGAGCTGGCCCTGGCCCGCAACCAGTTGCGCCACGCGGCCCTGCCGATCCTGCGCCAGGTCGCGGCTGCGACGGGGCTCACCGTGAACCTCTCGGTGCCCGACGGCCCGGACATCGTCTTCGTCGAGCGCATCGAGAACAGCGACGGGGTGCGCATCCTCGGGCACTTCGGGCGCCGGCTGCCCGCCCACACGACGAGCAGCGGCAAGGCGATCGCCGCCTGGAACACCGGGGCGGATGCCGCGCGTCGCCGCGCCGGGTTCCCCCCTCGGGTCAGCCGCACGGTGCGCACCGAGGCCGACTGGGACCGCTGCCTGGAGTCGGTGCGCAAGGTCGGCTACGCGGTGTCACACAGCGAGTCCTTCGACGGGGCGTCCTCGGTGGCGGTGCCCGTCATCGTGCACCGCGAGGCCATCGCGTCGATCTCCGTGTTCGGCCCGACCGAGGCCATCGAGCCGAAGGTCGACCGCTTCGTCCCCGTGCTCGTCGCCGCGAGCCGTCGCATCGCCCGCGCGCACACCGCCTGA
- a CDS encoding 2-keto-4-pentenoate hydratase has protein sequence MDHETRTLVAGRLLAAYESREPLEPLTSTYEGMTLEDSYAIQLLQIEQRLAAGRTVQGHKVGLTSAAMQRLLGVTEPDYGHLLDDFFHLEHMPIPVGTFLQPRVEPEIAFVLKKPLKGPGVTAHEALRAVDFVLPALEIVDSRIRDWTIGLLDTIADNASSGAVVLGSTPTAVDAVDLRLAGATFHRNGQVVGTGAGGAVLGSPLNSLVWLANTVGARGITLEAGHVVLPGAVCAMAPVAVGDTFTATFAGLGSVTARFV, from the coding sequence GTGGACCACGAGACCCGCACGCTGGTGGCCGGTCGGCTGCTCGCGGCCTACGAGTCCCGGGAGCCGCTCGAGCCGCTCACCTCGACCTACGAGGGTATGACCCTCGAGGACTCCTACGCCATCCAGCTGCTCCAGATCGAGCAGCGCCTGGCCGCCGGGCGCACCGTGCAGGGTCACAAGGTCGGCCTGACGAGCGCAGCGATGCAGCGGCTGCTCGGGGTCACCGAGCCCGACTACGGCCACCTGCTCGACGACTTCTTCCACCTCGAGCACATGCCGATCCCGGTGGGCACCTTCCTCCAGCCGCGGGTCGAGCCCGAGATCGCCTTCGTGCTCAAGAAGCCGCTCAAGGGCCCCGGCGTCACGGCCCACGAGGCCCTGCGCGCCGTCGACTTCGTCCTGCCGGCCCTCGAGATCGTCGACAGCCGCATCCGCGACTGGACGATCGGACTGCTCGACACCATCGCCGACAACGCGAGCTCGGGTGCCGTCGTGCTCGGCTCCACCCCCACCGCCGTGGATGCCGTGGACCTTCGCCTTGCGGGGGCGACCTTCCACCGCAACGGCCAGGTCGTCGGCACCGGGGCGGGCGGGGCCGTGCTCGGCTCGCCGCTGAACTCCCTGGTCTGGCTCGCCAACACCGTCGGCGCCCGCGGCATCACCCTCGAGGCGGGCCACGTCGTCCTTCCCGGGGCCGTGTGCGCCATGGCCCCCGTCGCTGTCGGCGACACCTTCACCGCGACGTTCGCCGGGCTCGGCAGCGTCACCGCCCGGTTCGTCTGA
- a CDS encoding acetaldehyde dehydrogenase (acetylating) → MSTPARTKGTAAIVGPGNIGTDLMFKLMRRSDVLDPRWMIGVDPASDGLRRATSLGLEASHEGVDWLLAQDELPDIVFECTSAKAHEANAPRYAEAGILAVDLTPAAVGPYLCPPVNLDFNVDAMNVNMITCGGQATTPMVKAVSSVVPVPYAEIVASISSKSAGPGTRANIDEFTETTSAALEVVGGADRGKAIIILNPVEPPLMMRNSVFCAIPAEAGEPGPLLDAILESIHAMVAQVQDYVPGYALRADPQFDHARDLWQGMARVFVPIEVKGRGDYLPDYAGNLDIITAAAARVGDIMVAHRLGVASTWKSSSDLGELPGPTDPLVGAGAGAQKAGA, encoded by the coding sequence ATGTCCACCCCTGCGAGGACCAAGGGCACCGCCGCCATCGTCGGGCCCGGCAACATCGGCACCGACCTGATGTTCAAGCTCATGCGCCGCAGCGACGTGCTCGACCCGCGCTGGATGATCGGGGTCGACCCGGCATCCGACGGTCTGCGTCGCGCGACGTCGCTCGGCCTCGAGGCCAGCCACGAGGGCGTCGACTGGCTGCTCGCCCAGGACGAGCTTCCCGACATCGTCTTCGAGTGCACCTCCGCCAAGGCGCACGAGGCGAACGCCCCGCGCTACGCCGAGGCCGGCATCCTCGCCGTCGACCTGACCCCCGCAGCCGTCGGCCCGTACCTGTGCCCCCCGGTCAACCTCGACTTCAACGTCGACGCGATGAACGTCAACATGATCACCTGCGGCGGGCAGGCCACGACCCCGATGGTCAAGGCCGTCTCCTCGGTCGTGCCAGTCCCCTACGCCGAGATCGTCGCGAGCATCTCGAGCAAGTCCGCCGGCCCGGGCACCCGAGCCAACATCGACGAGTTCACCGAGACCACCTCGGCGGCCCTCGAGGTCGTCGGCGGCGCCGACCGCGGCAAGGCGATCATCATCCTCAACCCCGTCGAGCCGCCGCTGATGATGCGCAACTCGGTCTTCTGCGCCATCCCCGCCGAGGCCGGCGAGCCGGGCCCGCTCCTGGACGCCATCCTCGAGTCGATCCACGCGATGGTCGCCCAGGTGCAGGACTACGTTCCCGGCTACGCCCTGCGCGCAGACCCCCAGTTCGACCACGCCCGCGACCTCTGGCAGGGCATGGCCCGGGTGTTCGTGCCGATCGAGGTCAAGGGCCGCGGCGACTACCTGCCCGACTACGCCGGCAACCTCGACATCATCACCGCGGCCGCCGCGCGGGTCGGCGACATCATGGTCGCCCACCGCCTCGGTGTCGCCTCGACCTGGAAGTCGTCGAGCGACCTCGGCGAGCTGCCCGGCCCCACCGACCCCCTCGTCGGCGCAGGCGCCGGCGCCCAGAAGGCAGGAGCCTGA